Proteins found in one Plectropomus leopardus isolate mb unplaced genomic scaffold, YSFRI_Pleo_2.0 unplaced_scaffold13415, whole genome shotgun sequence genomic segment:
- the LOC121963954 gene encoding cytoskeletal protein Sojo-like, with protein LQLSLKEAQSRVLELEQELSSLQKERDEAQEAALQLQSSVDQLIEQRQTEVRHNDELLQSFKEQAAQSATKVSELQSSLSACREELNLYLQQMEKERKNYESDLQMNKDKVSSLQEKLHNATLTCQSSSKENVQLQLSLQQQQIMLTESTAHISELEGSQSQLQKQ; from the exons TTGCAGCTGTCGCTGAAGGAGGCTCAGTCTCGGGTGTTGGAGCTGGAGCAGGAGCTGAGCTCCCTCCAGAAGGAGCGAGATGAAGCTCAGGAAGCAGCTCTTCAGCTGCAGAGCTCTGTGGACCAACTCATAGAG CAGAGGCAGACTGAAGTTAGACACAATGACGAGTTGCTGCAGAGTTTCAAAGAGCAGGCCGCTCAATCTGCCACCAAG GTGAGTGAACTGCAGTCGTCTCTGTCAGCATGCAGAGAGGAGCTGAACTTATACCTGCAGCAGATggagaaggaaaggaaaaactATGAGAGTGATCTGCAGATGAACAAAGACAAG GTGTCCTCCCTGCAGGAGAAGCTCCACAATGCCACCCTGACCTGTCAGAGCTCCAGCAAGGAGAACGTGCAGTTGCAGCTttctctccagcagcagcagatcatGCTGACCGAGAGCACCGCCCACATCTCTGAACTGGAAGGGAGTCAGAGCCAGCTGCAGAAGCAG